The Lycium barbarum isolate Lr01 chromosome 12, ASM1917538v2, whole genome shotgun sequence genome includes a region encoding these proteins:
- the LOC132623760 gene encoding uncharacterized protein LOC132623760 — MWTVSMACLPNDSGSNANSDSHVDLYPDDFRFVRKSKYVDEEREENSKKLKENSSSILKKLMSSYCQQLRIQTQFPVSQDIYIRIAASELDSPGKSDGKTGNMSY; from the exons ATGTGGACTGTTTCAATGGCCTGTCTGCCAAATG ATAGTGGTTCAAATGCTAATTCAGATTCACATGTAGATTTATATCCAGATGATTTTAGATTTGTAAGGAAGTCAAAATATGTTGATGAAGAAAGGGAAGAGAATTCGAAAAAGCTGAAGGAGAATAGCAGCTCAATATTAAAGAAGTTGATGAGTTCATATTGTCAACAACTGAG AATCCAAACTCAATTCCCCGTGTCGCAAGATATCTATATAAGAATAGCTGCCTCTGAATTAG ATAGTCCGGGGAAATCAGATGGAAAGACGGGAAACATGTCTTATTGA